In one Gossypium hirsutum isolate 1008001.06 chromosome D09, Gossypium_hirsutum_v2.1, whole genome shotgun sequence genomic region, the following are encoded:
- the LOC107890851 gene encoding V-type proton ATPase subunit B 1, whose protein sequence is MGMAENTNGMEEGTLEIGMEYRTVSGVAGPLVILDKVKGPKYQEIVNIRLGDGTTRRGQVLEVDGEKAVVQVFEGTSGIDNKYTTVQFTGEVLKTPVSLDMLGRIFNGSGKPIDNGPPILPEAYLDISGSSINPSERTYPEEMIQTGISTIDVMNSIARGQKIPLFSAAGLPHNEIAAQICRQAGLVKRLEKTGDLLEDGEEDNFAIVFAAMGVNMETAQFFKRDFEENGSMERVTLFLNLANDPTIERIITPRIALTTAEYLAYECGKHVLVILTDMSSYADALREVSAAREEVPGRRGYPGYMYTDLATIYERAGRIEGRKGSITQIPILTMPNDDITHPTPDLTGYITEGQIYIDRQLHNRQIYPPINVLPSLSRLMKSAIGEGMTRRDHADVSNQLYANYAIGKDVQAMKAVVGEEALSSEDLLYLEFLDKFERKFVTQGAYDTRNIFQSLDLAWTLLRIFPRELLHRIPAKTLDQYYSRDAGN, encoded by the exons ATGGGTATGGCAGAAAACACTAACGGAATGGAGGAGGGAACACTGGAGATTGGCATGG AATATAGAACTGTTTCTGGAGTTGCTGGGCCTTTAGTAATCCTTGATAAAGTGAAG GGACCCAAATATCAAGAAATTGTTAATATTCGATTAGGGGATGGGACAACCAGACGTGGTCAAGTCCTTGAAGTTGATGGAGAAAAAGCTGTTGTTCAG GTTTTTGAAGGAACATCCGGAATTGACAACAAATATACAACTGTGCAATTTACAGGCGAG GTGTTGAAAACTCCTGTCTCTTTGGATATGCTTGGGCGCATTTTTAATGGCTCTGGAAAGCCAATAGATAATGGTCCACCTATCTTGCCTGAGGCATATTTGGATATCTCTG GGAGTTCTATTAATCCTAGTGAGAGAACCTATCCTGAGGAAATGATACAGACGGGGATTTCAACAATTGATGTCATGAATTCAATTGCTAGAGGGCAAAAAATCCCTCTCTTCTCAGCTGCTGGTCTTCCCCATAATGAAATCGCTGCTCAGATTTGTCGTCAGGCTGGTTTGGTGAAACGTTTGGAGAAGACTGGAGATCTGCTTGAG GATGGTGAAGAAGATAATTTTGCAATTGTGTTTGCGGCTATGGGTGTAAACATGGAGACTGCACAGTTTTTCAAACGTGACTTTGAGGAAAATGGCTCAATGGAGAGGGTGACCCTTTTCCTAAACCTG GCTAATGATCCCACAATTGAACGTATTATTACTCCTCGTATAGCTCTCACTACTGCAGAATACTTGGCATATGAATGCGGGAAGCATGTTCTTGTGATCCTTACAGACATGAGTTCTTATGCTGATGCTCTCCGTGAG GTGTCTGCTGCCCGAGAAGAAGTACCTGGAAGACGTGGATATCCTGGGTACATGTATACAGATTTGGCCACAATATACGAGCGTGCTGGACGAATTGAAGGGAGAAAGGGTTCTATCACACAGATTCCAATTCTTACTATGCCAAATGATG ATATTACACATCCCACTCCAGATCTTACTGGATATATCACAGAGGGGCAAATATACATTGACAGACAGCTCCATAATAGACAG ATATACCCACCAATCAATGTGCTTCCATCGCTGTCTCGTTTGATGAAG AGTGCCATTGGTGAGGGCATGACACGCAGGGATCATGCTGATGTGTCTAACCAG CTGTATGCAAATTATGCTATCGGTAAGGATGTGCAGGCCATGAAAGCTGTGGTAGGAGAAGAAGCACTTTCTTCTGAGGATCTG CTATACTTGGAGTTCTTGGATAAATTTGAGAGGAAGTTTGTTACCCAAGGAGCATATGACACCCGCAACATCTTTCAGTCACTCGATCTGGCGTGGACTCTGCTTCGCATATTTCCTCGTGAACTTCTCCACCGTATACCAGCGAAAACTCTTGACCAGTACTACAGTCGAGATGCAGGTAATTGA